Genomic window (Caldalkalibacillus thermarum):
CGTGTTTTTCCGCATTGTTTACACTTCGTCCTCGGAAGACGAGCGTGTAAGTATGTCTTATATTCCCAAAAATCGAGGTGTCTCCAAGTTCTATTTTCATCTACGATATCATGGACAGGCTGATGGTAAGCACCGCAATGGGAGCACATAAATTTACTTCCCCGTGGGAAGTCTAAATATATATGCAGTATTTCATGTTCACGATCTAATAAATGTGAACTCACATACCAAGGTTGCTCAATGTGCAAGGCTTCTTGAAATACATTTAATTCTTTTTGAAAATCTTTCATTTGACCATACCTCCGAAAACTTTGTTTTACTAGCAGTATGGTCAACTATTATTTTTCTCAAACCCATATGATTTAGCGAGGAAGCTAATGTTATATAATATAACACCCGTGGTGCTAGTTGAGCGTTAGAACTCAACTAGCCCTAGTGTGACCAGCGAATAGGCTAACAATATGCCGTCGAGCGCTACTTCAAATCCGATCATGGAATTCGCTCGAATCTCTGTGATCCGGTATTGGTCAACCAGAACCGAGAACACCGTCTCGATCACTTTGCGTTTTTGTGGGATCCATTTCTCCCATGCCTCGGACGAGCAATGTTTCTGGTTTTTTCGAGACGGAGTCCAAAGCGTCATTTGGTACTCTTCGTACAGCCTTTTTTGCAACTCACGGCTAATGAATCCTTTGTCCCCGAAGTTATAGGGTGTTTATTGCAAAATAAAAATACAGAGTTCTGCAACGAAAAGTGCAGAGCTGAAGGCAAAGAAAAAAAGGCTTGCCAGCCTCTAACATTTCCTCTACTGTGGAAGTTGTGAACACATAACCAAACAGTG
Coding sequences:
- a CDS encoding transposase family protein translates to MKDFQKELNVFQEALHIEQPWYVSSHLLDREHEILHIYLDFPRGSKFMCSHCGAYHQPVHDIVDENRTWRHLDFWEYKTYLHARLPRTKCKQCGKTR